The following nucleotide sequence is from Mytilus trossulus isolate FHL-02 chromosome 9, PNRI_Mtr1.1.1.hap1, whole genome shotgun sequence.
TGACGCTCAGAATGAGATcatattcccaatttccattctcatgtTTTTGTCTTCTAGCGcagaacactaaaaaaaaacttgaacctttcgatgtttcatttcattttattttctaatcagTGACCCACTGAAATCTAAAATGAGGGTACTGGATAGTGATCATTCCACTTCGGTCAGTTCCGTGAGAGAGCAGCTGACTCACACGAGCTTTTGACTGGTCACATtgttacaaaacaaaatcatccaGTTCAAAATCACTTTTGATTTCTTATTTCAGGATCTGTGTTGTCCGACTGTTGTTATACGTATACCTACCTATATTCCTACTCCTATTGTGTATACTGTAATGTACATTTGATTTCTTATTTCAGGATCTGTGTTGTCCGACTGTTGTTATACGTATACCTACCTATATTCCTCTTCCTATTGTGTATACTGTAATGTACATTTGATTTCTTATTTCAGGATCTGTGTTGTCCGACTGTTGTTATACGTATACCTACCTATATTCCTCTTCCTATTGTGTATACTGTAATGTACATTTGATTTCTTATTTCAGGATCTGTGTTGTCCGACTGTTGTTATACGTATACCTATCTTTATTCCTCTTCCTATTGTGTATACTGTGATGTACATTTGATTTCTTATTTCAGGATCTGTGTTGTCCGACTGTTGTTATACGTATACCTACCTATATTCCTCTTCCTATTGTGTATACTGTAATGTACATTTGATTTCTTATTTCAGGATCTGTGTTGTCCGACTGTTGTTATACGTATACCTACCTATATTCCTCTTCCTATTGTGTATACTGTAATGTACATTTGATTTCTTATTTCAGGATCTGTGTTGTCCGACTGTTGTTATACGTATACCTACCTTTATTCCTACTCCTATTGTGTATACTGTAATGTACATTTGATTTCTTATTTCAGGATCTGTGTTGTCCGACTGTTGTTATACGTATACCTACCTTTATTCCTACTCCTTTTGTGTATACTGTAATGTACATTTGATTTCTTATTTCAGGATCTGTGTTGTCCGACTGTTGTTATACGTATACCTACCTATATTCCTCTTCCTATTGTGTATACTGTAATGTACATTTGATTTCTTATTTCAGGATCTGTGTTGTCCGACTGTTGTTATACGTAAACCTACCTATATTCCTCTTCCTATTGTGTATACTGTAATGTACATTTGATTTCTTATTTCAGGATCTGTGTTGTCCGACTGTTGTTATACGTATACCTACCTTTATTCCTACTCCTATTGTGTATACTGTAATGTACATTTGATTTCTTATTTCAGGATCTGTGTTGTCCGACTGTTGTTATACGTATACCTACCTTTATTCCTACTCCTATTGTGTATACTGTAATGTACATTTGATTTCTTATTTCAGGATCTGTGTTGTCCGACTGTTGTTATACGTATACCTACCTATATTCCTCTTCCTATTGTGTATACTGTAATGTACATTTGATTTCTTATTTCAGGATCTGTGTTGTCCGACTGTTGTTATACGTATACCTACCTATATTCCTCTTCCTATTGTGTATACTGTGATGGATATTGTTATGGATCATCACGCAATGAGTACTGTGACTCCTATTACAGCAActtctactactactactactcgTATTACAGCTATGCTGCTATCGGACCATTGTGACTCCTATTACAGCAACTtatactactactactactcgTATTACAGCTATGCTGCTATCGGACCATTGTGACTCCTATTACAGCAActtctactactactactactcgTATTACAGCTATGCTGCTATCGGACCATTGTGACTCCTATTACAGCAActtctactactactactactcgTATTACAGCTATGCTGCTATCGGACCATTGTGACTCCTATTACAGCAACTTCTACTACTATTACTCGTATTACAGCTATGCTGCTATCGGACCATTGTGACTCCTATTACAGCAActtctactactactactactcgTATTACAGCTATGCTGCTATCGGACCATTGTGACTCCTATTACAGCAActtctactactactactactcgTATTACAGCTATGCTGCTATCGGACCATTGTGACTCCTATTACAGCAActtctactactactactactcgTCAGTATTACAGCTATGCTGCTATCGGACCATTGTGACTCCTATTACAGCAACTTCTACTACTACTACTCGTATAACAGCTATGCTGCTATCGGACCATTGTGACTCCTATTACAGCAACTTCTACTACTACTACTCGTATTACAGCTATGCTGCTATCGGACCATTGTGACTCCTATTACAGCAACTTCTACTACTACTACTCGTATTACAGCTATGCTGCTATCGGACCATTGTGACTCCTATTACAGCAACTTCTACTACTACTACTCGTATTACAGCTATGCTGCTATCGGACCATTGTGAGTACTGTGACTCCTATTACAGCAACTTCTACTACTACTACTCGTATTACAGCTATGCTGCTATCGGACCATTGTGACTCCTTTTACAGCAACTTCTACTACTACTACTCGTATTACAGCTATGCTGCTATCGGACCATTGTGACTCCTATTACAGCAACTTCTACTACTACTACTCGTATTACAGCTATGCTGCTATCGGACCATTGTGAGTACTGTGACTCCTATTACAGCAACTTCTACTACTACTACTCGTATTACAGCTATGCTGCTATCGGACCATTGTGACTCCTATTACAGCAACTTCTACTACTACTACTCGTATTACAGCTATGCTGCTATCGGACCATTGTGAGTACTGTGACTCCTATTACAGCAACTTCTACTACTACTACTCGTATTACAGCTATGCTGCTATCGGACCATTGTGAGTACTGTGACTCCTATTACAGCAACTTCTACTACTACTACTCGTATTACAGCTATGCTGCTATCGGACCATTGTGACTCCTATTACAGCAACTTCTACTACTACTACTCGTATTACAGCTATGCTGCTATCGGACCATTGTGAGTATGCTTAAGCCGTAAACAAATCAGTAAGAGTATGTGATAGTGTGAACGTACATTTGTTCCACCTTACAGACTCATTGTTctggtattttattttatagacgATGCTTTAATATATGTTCAAGACCCATCagtggccttcggttgttgtctgctctttggtcggattattgtctctttggcatATTATCTTATTGGAACACATATTATATACCCGTTAGTAACAAATACTGTTATGTTATTTCCAATCGAAACTTGATCTATAAAGTGATTTCATGAAATTAGTATTGCCTATGAGACAGCAATCCACAAAAGACGCAAGAACGAGGTTTTAAACTGCAATAATTCACCATGCAGCCTTCAATGATGAGTGAAACCGGTACAGCAAAAACTGTTTAcctaaatgttttatttgcaacAGTTATAATTTCgatctatgaatttgactgtccatCTGGTATCTGTCGCCCCTCTTTTGTCAGATTCGCAGTATATATTATTAGTtatgtgctagtgacctaatacaaTATATggaacttctcttgaactgaattttaatgtgcgtattgttattgtgtttacttttctacattggttagaggtataggggagggttgagatctcacaaacatgtttaaccccgccgcatttttgcgcctgtcccaagtcaggagcctctggcctttgttagtcttgtattattttaattttagtttcttgtgtacaatttggaaattagaaggcgttcattatcactgaactagtatatatttgtttaggccagctgaaggacgcctccgggtgcggggaaagttctcgctacattgaagacctgttggtgaccttctgctgttgttttttttatttggtcgggttgttgtccctttgacacattccccatttccattctcaattttatcagtaAATTCcttggaatttattaaaaattttaagcacgagaaattatgcaaattccataattaaaaataattccaaggcAAGTTCAAATAATACCCTGTTATATACGAATTTCTTTCTCATGTTTTCGTATATTAACTGATAACATAATGCTGAAGCATTTTCTAGTCTtttaggttttatttttttctatcacaCAAATGCCATATCAAAAGGCCGACATTGACATATGCTAAATTTACTGATATGAGTATTCAGATTTATTCAATTTCAGTGACATGGCCATGAAGTTTTTCCGTTGGTACACATGAAAGAATTAGATCAGCATTTCGCATACGAATATATTGATTGTCTTTTTCTCAACTGCCAAAACTTTAACTTTGTCAGAATTtgcttgcatttagttttattgATCCTGATTTTAAAGtggaaattaaaatttcatgcATAGTCAGGGTAACAATAAAGGAACGTTTTGTTGTCTGcattattgtacaaaaaccgttcttttttataattaacatttgTTAATAATGTACCCAGGATAGATCTCTTGGGCACTCCCTTATAATTTTAGCCAAACTTCTAGGAATACTGTTTACTATAATTTACAGTTTGACAGATAGGATTTAAAGAATGAAATCGAATAACGAGAAACAcgatttgatgcgactgtcatgcaagtgagaggtttggctaACTATAAACCCAGGTTCAaaccatcattttctacattagaaaatgtctgttacaagtcaggaatataacagttgtcaatttgttttttttgttttttttattactgcacgtcaatatcttttacaaaatctttacAGTGTAGTTTGACCTCTGTACAAATAAGGAAACATGGTATGATGGCTAAAGAGACAAATATACACATAGTCCatgttttgcatatttttaagCATCTTAACACTTTTCTGAACGCACAAAAAAGGggtgaattatttcttaaaaaaatgtaataagcGCTCTTCTCAAtggatgtttttttgttttgttctattttaatattttataacaacagACATGTGTGTATTCCCAGCTCAATTTTTCCAGATAAAAGTAAAGCTTACGACATTTCCTGTTAATTTTCAGTTCTATTGGAGCTTTTGTAGGACTTATAATAGGCTCAATAATCTTCTTGGCATTTGTAATTAGTGTTATCATGGCAATCTGTGCTTCCTGTACAAAGACAGCTGGACAAAGAGGAAGGGTCGTGCATCCAAACAATGGAATAGCAGTGATACATTCCAATACAAATAGTATGTATATAGTATTGTGCTAACCTACTCACACCACGGAATTTGCTATTACAAAGCGTGTGCTCTTGTACTTCGActcttaatttatatattattagttacatagtgtgttagtgacctaatatcATATAAacggggtcagtaaattccatatgggatGAGAGCGAAATACTATTACACAGTACAGGACAataaaaaacttatataaatagaagaaaaatGGTCGACATCCTGGAATATTGACATTCAACTTGTTCCTTCCTCATAATTCCAACATTCACTTAACATTTTACCATGATAGTTACGGCAAACTTTAATGTATGCTTATATATGCATAGAGTCTGTCTGGATTAAATCACTTTTGACCAACTTTATTGAGACTATTTTGAACTCGTGATCCTGAGTGGTTATGCAATTTCAGTTCCAGCAAAGCGTATTGAAAGAACATACACATTAATTTAAGTAGGCTGTTTACTCGACGAAGACAACAAATTGGGGTCTTGTTCTTtatatcaaatggaaaaatccaaTATCATGGTAAATTGTGTACAAGTGCAAATGATGTAAAAGAAGTAAACGATTTTAGAGTGactatattatattaatttttattgatttcctTGCTATTATGAAAGACTTTTCAAGACcacaaataaaagttaaaaatctcttgatactaaaaaaaaaacaatacttgcAACTCTAAAATAAATGATGGATtctaagtatatatatatatgttgatttTTAATTCCAGTTGCAGGACAACAAATGTACGCCACACCGAGTGCCCCACCACCTTACATGTTTTCCCATGGAGGTTATGGAATGGGATATCATACGTCATCTGTAGTAATGCCACCACCGCCACCAAGTTATGCGGCTTTAGATCAGACCAGACCGCCACCACCACCAACTTATTCATCTTTAAATTCGTCAATTCCTCCACCAATGTTACCACCAATACAACAAAGAAATAATTAATACACAACTCACTGTTTCCCTGACAACAGTAAACTGATCATAACATTACCACCATTGGTTTCTATGAACTTGGTTTGTcgaacatacatgtacatactaaCACTTCATTCTTGTCAATTCAGTGGCATCGGCCATGAACGTCTTGGTTTGTCGAACATTcgtaagggagctaccattttatttttatgggggggggatgaaaaattgtgtcctgcattttttttttatttgtaatctctgtcctgcctttttattttttctgtctattcggtcctgcctttttatttttctgtctattcggtcttgcctttttttttcttagcttatcctgactttttttacaacagttgtcatcctgccttttttactcaaaatcctgtcctgtcttttttttcaaatttcatcctagcccccccccccccccccctaaaaatcaaatggtagctccctaataaCATCTCATTCCTGTTAATCGGTCATGAACTTGGTTTGTCAAACATACCGACCAACTTGTTAACAATACCTCATTCTTGCATAATCAGCACAGcgggcacttgtctcaaaaaaataaattcctatatacctttaaaatataacattaaaaggtatataggaattattttttttttgagacaagtgcctgtgataaTCAGTGTCAGTTTTCTACAAAACCAGTTTTGAAGTGTGTTTGTGTGCCGTCGCCCCCTACCGACTATaataatttgtacatttaaaatgtGGCCCtaaatttgcattaaaaaagGCAACTGAACATTAAGCAAGCGacaatcaaacaaaacatttgaaaagtcAAACAAACTAGTTTCAATCTCATAACAAGTAGTAACACCGACCATTTACTAAACAGAGAAGATACAGTGAAAACGAAATACAATGtagtttactttataataaTCATTCTTCAATATACCGTGCCTGTTTTACAATCCAAACACGGGGACCTCACATCCTAAGTATCCAGGTGTTCTAAAAAGTCAAACTCATGAACTACCATGTGTATCACAAGAATATCAACTCAGGTAAATAGATTGAGTCCCGCATGTGACAGGTGCCATTGATTGAATAGGATTGTCAGTTCTCCTATTGAAGTTTCTCGGGTGATTCCTCCACCATTATAAGCTATCCACCACAATAGTGATGAAAGACTTTATAAGTGGCGTTAATCACCAATCATGCAATCAATCAGTCGATCCAAATCAACCAGTCATTCCTCAATCAATTTATTGTGATAAAATTGTTatgtttcagttttattttacgTTTTGATAAAAGTGTGCATTGTATACATTCAGTATTaaagttttgaagtttttaTAGTTACGTTTGTGATATCAAATTTTGTTATCATCTGATTGGGCGGGCGTACA
It contains:
- the LOC134684194 gene encoding actin nucleation-promoting factor WASL-like produces the protein MAICASCTKTAGQRGRVVHPNNGIAVIHSNTNIAGQQMYATPSAPPPYMFSHGGYGMGYHTSSVVMPPPPPSYAALDQTRPPPPPTYSSLNSSIPPPMLPPIQQRNN